Proteins encoded within one genomic window of Geotalea daltonii FRC-32:
- a CDS encoding aryl-sulfate sulfotransferase, whose product MALAIGGASGPHVDYQVQGKLGEVVMNPYDIAPLTAVIKNGGYVIKDVTVRIVPKKDGQEIKYRVANKHLLTHGGIPVFGLYADYVNTVDVQYSKLFNGKWEQVKESYTLYAPPVYSEPNATKTLKAALFSSAEVKKVDKKYSDRLYFVNNFLHKAGKGTRAVWNNPMGGALEWNYYPQNFIVDTKGEVRWYMKVDTIYDLKSIYNAGVMMGFKQNDDGAMSWGFGQRYVKYDIMGKEVFNRELPAGYNDVSHSIDNSPNGNYFLRVASSNLKRPDGRNVRTVRDVIIEVEPSSGLVKDEWRLFEILDPYRDINMKVLDQGAVCLNIDASKAGHTMTAEELAKQDASDKFGDIVGVGPGRNWAHVNSVDHDAEDDSIIISSRHQSAVVKIGRDKQVKWILGSPEGWKKEYQGKFLTPVDSKGNKIVCEAGGSKCPGYENDEGGFDWSWTQHTAFKIDSKSKGNILYLSVFDNGDSRGMEQPALPSMKYSRAVIYKIDQKKMTIEQLWEFGKERGNGWYSPVTSLTEYQTDKDSVFVYSATAGADFDIATGAFKSDPNPYIMEFNYGSKEPAVEIQLKDTTGYQAMPFSVDKAFTK is encoded by the coding sequence ATGGCCTTGGCCATCGGTGGAGCCAGCGGCCCGCATGTCGACTATCAGGTCCAGGGTAAACTCGGCGAGGTTGTCATGAACCCCTACGACATCGCCCCCCTGACCGCAGTCATCAAAAACGGCGGGTACGTCATCAAGGACGTAACGGTGCGGATCGTCCCGAAAAAGGACGGGCAGGAAATCAAATACCGGGTCGCCAACAAGCATCTTCTGACCCACGGCGGCATCCCGGTGTTCGGCCTCTACGCAGACTACGTAAACACCGTCGATGTCCAATACTCGAAGCTCTTCAACGGCAAGTGGGAGCAGGTCAAGGAAAGCTACACCCTCTACGCCCCCCCGGTGTATTCCGAGCCGAACGCCACCAAGACGCTGAAGGCCGCCCTCTTCTCAAGTGCTGAGGTCAAGAAGGTCGACAAGAAGTACAGCGACCGACTCTATTTCGTCAACAACTTCCTGCACAAGGCAGGCAAAGGGACCAGGGCGGTTTGGAACAACCCGATGGGCGGCGCCCTCGAGTGGAACTACTACCCGCAGAACTTCATCGTCGACACTAAGGGCGAAGTCCGCTGGTACATGAAAGTCGACACCATCTACGACCTGAAGTCGATCTACAACGCCGGCGTCATGATGGGCTTCAAGCAGAACGATGACGGCGCCATGAGCTGGGGCTTCGGTCAGCGCTACGTGAAGTACGACATCATGGGGAAAGAGGTCTTCAACCGCGAGCTTCCCGCCGGTTACAACGACGTCTCCCACTCCATCGACAACTCCCCCAACGGCAACTATTTCCTCCGCGTGGCGAGCTCCAACCTGAAGCGGCCCGACGGCAGAAACGTCCGAACCGTGCGCGACGTGATCATCGAGGTCGAACCGAGCTCCGGCCTAGTGAAGGACGAGTGGCGCCTCTTCGAAATCCTCGATCCCTACCGCGACATCAACATGAAGGTGCTCGACCAGGGTGCGGTTTGCCTCAACATCGACGCCAGCAAGGCGGGCCACACCATGACCGCGGAGGAGCTGGCCAAGCAGGACGCGAGCGACAAGTTCGGCGACATCGTCGGCGTCGGACCGGGCCGGAACTGGGCGCACGTGAACAGCGTCGACCATGACGCCGAGGACGATTCCATCATCATCAGCTCCCGCCACCAGTCGGCCGTGGTCAAGATCGGCCGGGACAAGCAGGTCAAGTGGATCCTGGGAAGCCCCGAAGGTTGGAAGAAGGAATACCAGGGCAAGTTCCTGACCCCGGTGGACTCCAAGGGGAACAAGATCGTATGCGAGGCCGGCGGCTCCAAGTGCCCCGGCTACGAGAACGACGAGGGTGGTTTCGACTGGAGCTGGACGCAGCACACCGCCTTCAAGATCGACAGCAAGTCCAAGGGCAACATCCTCTACCTGAGCGTCTTCGACAACGGCGACAGCCGCGGCATGGAGCAACCGGCCCTGCCGAGCATGAAGTACTCCCGCGCCGTCATCTACAAGATCGACCAGAAGAAAATGACCATCGAGCAGCTCTGGGAGTTCGGCAAGGAGCGCGGCAACGGCTGGTACAGCCCAGTCACCTCGCTCACCGAATACCAGACCGACAAGGACTCCGTCTTTGTCTACTCGGCGACGGCCGGCGCTGATTTCGACATCGCCACCGGCGCATTCAAGAGCGACCCCAACCCCTACATCATGGAATTCAACTACGGCTCCAAAGAGCCGGCGGTTGAGATCCAGCTCAAGGATACCACCGGCTACCAGGCTATGCCGTTCAGCGTGGATAAGGCCTTCACCAAGTAA
- the dsbI gene encoding protein-disulfide oxidoreductase DsbI — translation MKLSEMISSFRSEPIQTISQWQDKRFLWVFMAVLSLFMVILAHSVFQIWLYMRPCEQCVYIRLAFFAMAFGGVVAAIKPSNPGLKIVGYLFAIWGSFKGVLYSIKLNKIHHAAHSDDIFGVQGCSPEPTFPFHLPLDKWSPEWFKPTGDCGYDNPIIPDGAQLSNLQKAITDFYSEGWYLWPPSHFMNMAQCTVITFGVVLLFLVVAAACWIVTLWRKRHSVTHTESSACTGNLHKA, via the coding sequence GTGAAACTCTCAGAAATGATCAGCAGCTTCAGGTCAGAACCGATACAAACCATCAGCCAATGGCAGGACAAGCGGTTTCTCTGGGTATTCATGGCGGTGCTCAGCCTGTTCATGGTCATCCTGGCTCACTCCGTATTCCAGATTTGGCTCTACATGAGACCCTGCGAGCAGTGCGTCTACATCAGGCTGGCCTTCTTCGCCATGGCCTTCGGCGGCGTCGTCGCGGCCATCAAGCCCTCAAACCCAGGCTTGAAGATCGTCGGCTACCTGTTCGCCATCTGGGGAAGCTTCAAAGGTGTCCTCTACAGCATCAAGCTCAACAAGATCCATCACGCCGCCCACAGCGACGACATCTTCGGCGTGCAGGGGTGCTCCCCGGAGCCCACCTTTCCCTTCCACCTTCCCCTGGACAAGTGGTCTCCGGAATGGTTCAAGCCGACTGGAGACTGCGGCTACGACAACCCGATCATTCCTGACGGAGCCCAACTGAGCAACCTGCAGAAGGCCATCACCGACTTCTATTCCGAAGGGTGGTATCTCTGGCCTCCCTCCCATTTCATGAACATGGCCCAGTGCACCGTGATCACCTTCGGTGTCGTGCTCCTGTTCCTGGTCGTGGCGGCAGCCTGCTGGATCGTTACCCTGTGGCGCAAGCGCCATTCTGTAACACACACAGAAAGTTCTGCCTGCACCGGAAATTTGCACAAGGCCTAG
- a CDS encoding thiol:disulfide interchange protein DsbA/DsbL encodes MSFKFAKTIAKSFALVALLAGTSFAFTEGTDYVKLAKPIPNAQGTLIKVFSYDCPFCYKYDKKITPNLVPKLPSDLKFRPFHLKTKGKYGVQGSELFAVLLLKDQKAGLSDRDLYTEKSLLKKAKMAYYTAYHDKRERWDAGPDAYLKTGLDAVGMTKADFDKAKNDPKVKALLKEWDQSYDVAKVQGVPGFVINGKYLIMTKSITSIDGMLKLINELKTK; translated from the coding sequence ATGTCTTTCAAATTCGCAAAAACAATCGCCAAGAGTTTCGCACTGGTAGCTCTTCTTGCCGGTACCAGCTTCGCCTTCACCGAAGGTACCGACTACGTCAAGCTGGCAAAACCGATCCCAAACGCCCAGGGGACCCTGATCAAGGTGTTCAGCTACGACTGCCCCTTCTGCTACAAGTACGATAAAAAAATCACTCCGAACCTGGTTCCCAAGCTGCCGAGCGATCTCAAGTTCCGCCCCTTCCACCTTAAGACCAAGGGCAAGTACGGCGTCCAGGGAAGCGAACTCTTTGCCGTACTGCTGCTCAAGGATCAGAAGGCCGGCCTCTCCGACCGTGACCTTTACACCGAAAAATCCCTGCTGAAAAAGGCGAAGATGGCCTACTACACCGCCTACCACGACAAGAGAGAGCGCTGGGATGCGGGCCCCGACGCCTACCTGAAGACCGGTCTCGACGCCGTCGGCATGACGAAGGCCGATTTTGACAAAGCGAAGAACGACCCCAAGGTCAAGGCGCTGCTGAAAGAGTGGGACCAGTCCTATGATGTTGCCAAGGTCCAGGGCGTTCCCGGCTTCGTCATCAACGGCAAGTACCTCATCATGACCAAGAGCATCACCTCCATAGACGGCATGCTGAAGCTTATCAACGAGCTGAAGACCAAATAA
- a CDS encoding sensor histidine kinase, protein MRKFLEANKNRIVIVTYILLFCMFCFFSLMDLHKRTSDYAYFANKINSFIKNAHDSESEYLSSRLANYVSAVAQEKDFARLLESSDTEALQKAAEPAFQDFGKRYVPVISVLIYDRNGKLRYHMIPPSIPHDPERFRPNVSKEVFTTKKYTYGYETNIVPLYFCTVLPVRDSLSNVVGTIEIGVDLSFFHYNLKWFLKDVKTAIFSKGKLIENQGAYKTDSAEYVYDYYRKLKANDIQFFNQFKDRIDFKRTKNDIQLGERYYLVSTSQVLRDNGGREVGKYLVAYDMTELRSRHWGYFYVWLLFFAITASVMLFINLVGFRKYERIITNQDKMLAQRSKQCALGEMLGHIGHQWRQPLYNLSLIVQNIGLQNQLGKLDDTLLNNQITQANQNIQYMSNIIDDWRSLLMSGSSRTVIELQASVERAIAMVAPVMEQSRITIENRITSQVHTMGFVNDLVQVTINVLLNARDQLSLITGERVVLLSCQEDIDSLVTVTFQDNGGGIPNHLLRRIFEPYVTTKDKADGTGLGLYLCRQIVENLDQGRVWAENRSFVLLGKEQYGACICLQFAKIPKEE, encoded by the coding sequence ATGAGAAAATTTCTCGAAGCGAACAAAAACCGCATCGTCATTGTCACCTATATTCTGCTCTTCTGCATGTTCTGCTTCTTTTCGCTGATGGACCTGCACAAGAGGACATCCGATTACGCCTACTTCGCCAACAAGATCAACAGTTTCATCAAGAATGCCCACGACAGCGAGTCGGAGTACCTTTCCTCGAGGCTGGCCAACTATGTTAGTGCCGTTGCTCAAGAGAAGGACTTTGCCCGGCTGCTGGAAAGCAGTGATACGGAAGCCCTGCAGAAGGCCGCCGAACCGGCTTTCCAGGATTTCGGAAAACGGTATGTTCCGGTCATCTCGGTCCTGATTTATGACCGCAACGGAAAACTCAGATACCACATGATACCTCCATCCATCCCCCACGACCCGGAACGATTCAGGCCGAATGTGAGCAAAGAGGTCTTCACCACGAAAAAATATACCTATGGGTATGAAACCAATATTGTCCCCCTATACTTCTGCACGGTCCTTCCGGTTAGGGACAGTCTTTCAAATGTAGTCGGGACGATAGAAATAGGTGTTGACCTGTCCTTTTTCCACTACAATCTCAAATGGTTTTTGAAGGATGTGAAGACAGCTATTTTTTCCAAAGGTAAGCTCATAGAAAACCAAGGCGCTTACAAAACAGATTCTGCAGAGTACGTGTACGATTACTACAGAAAGCTTAAGGCCAATGACATCCAGTTTTTCAATCAGTTCAAAGACAGAATCGATTTCAAACGGACAAAAAACGACATACAACTAGGGGAGAGATATTACCTGGTGAGCACATCGCAGGTACTCCGCGACAATGGAGGTCGCGAAGTTGGGAAATATTTGGTCGCCTATGACATGACCGAACTGCGGAGCCGTCACTGGGGCTATTTCTACGTCTGGCTGCTGTTCTTTGCCATAACCGCTTCTGTCATGCTGTTTATTAACCTGGTCGGGTTCAGAAAGTACGAGCGTATCATCACCAATCAGGATAAGATGTTGGCCCAGCGCTCAAAGCAGTGCGCCCTCGGGGAAATGCTGGGGCATATAGGACACCAATGGCGGCAACCGCTCTACAACCTGTCGCTGATCGTTCAGAATATCGGGCTGCAGAACCAGCTCGGTAAACTGGACGACACACTGCTCAACAACCAGATCACCCAGGCGAACCAGAACATTCAGTACATGTCCAACATCATCGATGACTGGCGCTCTTTGCTGATGTCCGGCAGCAGTCGAACGGTGATCGAGCTTCAGGCATCTGTTGAGCGCGCCATTGCGATGGTGGCACCGGTCATGGAACAGAGCCGGATCACCATTGAAAACCGGATCACCTCGCAGGTGCATACCATGGGGTTCGTCAACGACTTGGTGCAGGTAACCATCAATGTGCTATTGAACGCCCGGGATCAACTCTCCCTGATTACCGGTGAGCGAGTTGTCCTCCTCTCCTGCCAGGAAGATATCGATTCTCTCGTAACCGTTACCTTTCAGGACAACGGTGGCGGGATACCCAATCATCTGCTGAGACGAATTTTCGAGCCTTATGTCACCACCAAGGACAAGGCGGACGGCACAGGCCTCGGACTCTATCTCTGCCGTCAGATAGTCGAAAATCTCGACCAGGGCCGGGTCTGGGCGGAAAACAGATCCTTTGTACTGCTGGGGAAAGAGCAGTATGGGGCATGTATCTGTCTGCAATTTGCCAAAATACCAAAGGAGGAATAA
- a CDS encoding response regulator, with protein MNVNALQDMTILFVDDEEIAQEQMKLVLSSFCKNTICVGSTEQALHALEEHHPDIVLTDIRMPGLSGIELLTAIKQKDPAVAVVMVSAHSEPDYLLDAFRHKADGYLLKPFNFHEMLELLSDIATQKVAANRETKQGAGKSDFLLKILDTLGGRRAEIIEYVINHLDADNMFNGTYDEVAEALGASKPTVVATFQIMLEKNVLTRIKYGTYRMNMDGSA; from the coding sequence ATGAACGTCAATGCGTTGCAGGATATGACCATACTTTTCGTCGACGACGAGGAGATTGCGCAGGAGCAGATGAAGCTGGTACTGAGCAGTTTCTGCAAAAACACCATCTGTGTTGGCAGCACCGAACAGGCCCTGCATGCACTGGAAGAGCATCACCCTGATATAGTCCTCACCGATATCCGGATGCCCGGCTTGTCCGGCATTGAACTGCTCACTGCCATAAAACAAAAGGATCCGGCAGTCGCCGTTGTCATGGTCTCGGCCCACTCCGAGCCCGACTACCTGCTGGATGCGTTTCGCCACAAGGCTGACGGCTACCTTTTGAAACCGTTCAACTTCCACGAGATGCTCGAGCTCCTTTCCGATATAGCGACTCAGAAGGTAGCCGCAAATCGGGAAACGAAACAGGGAGCTGGCAAAAGTGATTTTCTGCTGAAAATTCTCGATACGCTAGGAGGAAGACGGGCCGAGATCATCGAGTACGTCATCAACCACCTGGATGCTGACAACATGTTCAATGGCACCTATGACGAAGTGGCCGAGGCGCTCGGCGCCAGCAAGCCCACCGTCGTCGCCACATTTCAGATCATGCTGGAAAAGAACGTGCTGACCCGGATCAAGTACGGGACGTACCGGATGAACATGGATGGTTCAGCTTGA